From Trachemys scripta elegans isolate TJP31775 chromosome 18, CAS_Tse_1.0, whole genome shotgun sequence:
ATGATTTTGTATGTGACTGGGTGCAGGGACATTTAAAAGTGCCTGCCTCTTTTTGAGTACCTGCCCCAGAAAAGGGTGGGTAATGCCTTTctgcaagacacacacacacattcaggcAACCAAAGTGGTTGGCTTGCTGATTGGAGGGGAAAGTTTTTCTGAGCCATGGTTCCGCTGCAAGTGCCGGGGTTGCCAGTCTGTTTGCGGACAAGGTGAAGCCTGATTCAGAGATTGTGCAGGACGTTATTCCAGGCTCTTTAGCGACAGTTCAAACGACTTTTGAGCAATATCCTCTTTGTTTTGATTACTCTCTGTGCTCCTACTGTCAGGAAAGACAGGATCCTTTTCCCAGACTTCGGATGCTCTTTTGTCAAATTGTTTGACAAGTGATGTTTTAATTTTGGGGTGAGGGGTAattttaattgtactgttaatgAAGGATTGGATAGAAGCCATCTAGAACCACATCCACTGTCTTCCTCAGCAACTTTTAACTCTTTTACAGCCTTCTGACCTGGCAGATGTGTGGTGGCATTTTCTGCCTTGGGCACGCAGCACGCCTGGTTGAGTGCTCTTCCTCTCTGGCCCACTTGGATCATTTATATGGTTTTACTCATCGTTTGCTTTCTAGCTGTATCATATTCCTGGGATTTCAGATCATGTGTGGGTTTATTTGTGTTAGCCCTTCCCTTTATTCAAGACCTTATTGGCATTTTAATACTCACTGTTTACAAGATGTCTATGCTAATCATTTTGGGGAAGCCAGGGTTGCCGTGAAGGATGATTTTCCCTCCTTGAGGCAATGGTGGGAGGTGGGTAAAGTTAATATTACACGTTTTTGTCAGCAATCCGCGGAGCAGACAACCTGGACCTTCGCTGGAGTATGAAGAGTTGGGGATTGTGGAACTTGAAAAAGCCTTTCCTGGCAGTAATGATGCTGGATTATGTGAGACCTTTAATGTAAAAATCTGCTCTCGCAGGACCTGTTGGATAGCAAAGACCAGGGTGCTCTGGTTAGAGTCTAGATTCAGGGCCTTTCTCAAATGCATGTGCTTACTCGGGTGTATTTTGGCCTGGAAAAGAAACATGCAGAGTGGAAGATGATTGGCTATTTCAAGGCGGCTGTTGGGTTGAGTGCTTTGGGGTCCTGTGGAAATCAGGAATTCTGCTGGGAATTTTTATTTAGACCTGTTTGCCGCATAAAATATATCCATCTGAGACTCAGCAGCTCCTTGAGGATCTTTCCAggatcttaggcctggtctacactggggggggaggttgatctaagatacgcaacttcagctacgaggatagcgtagctgaagtcatagaatcatagaatatcagggttggaagggacctcaagaggtcatctagtccaaccccctgctcaaagcaggaccaattcccaactaaatcatcccagccagggctttgtcaagccggaccttaaaaacctccaaggaaggagactccaccacctccctagggaacccattccagtgcttcaccaccctcctagtgaaatagtgtttcctaatatccaacctggacctcccccactgcaacttgagaccattgctccttgttctgtcatctgccaccactgagaacagccgagctccatcctctttggaaccccccttcaggtagttgaaggctgctatcaaatcccccctcattcttctcttctggagactaaacaatcccagttccctcagcctctcctcataagtcatgtgctccagactcctaatcatttttgttgccctccgcaagactctttccaatttttccacatccttcttgtagtgtggggcccaaaactggacacagtattccagatgaggcctcaccaatgtcgaataaaggggaacgatcacgttcctcgatctgctggcaatgcccctacttatacagcccaaaatgccgttagccttcttggcaacaagagcacactgttgactcatatccagcttctcgtccactgtgatccctaggtccttttctgcagaactgctacctagccattcggttcctaatctgtagcagtgcataggattcttccgtcctaagtgcaggactctgcacttgtccttgttgaacctcatcaggttttttttggcccaatcctctaatttgtctaggtccctctgtatccgatccctaccctctagtgtatctaccacacctcctagtttagtgtcatctgcaaacttgctgagagtgcagtccacaccatcctccagatcattaataaagatattaaacaaaaccggccccaggaccgacccttggggcactccgcttgaaaccggctgccaactagacatggagccattgatcactactcgttgatgatctagccagctttctatccacgttataatccattcatccagcccatacgtctttaacttgccggcaagaatactgtgggagaccgtatcaaaagctttgctaaagtcaaggaataacacatccactgctttcccctcatccacagagccagttatctcatcatagaaggcaattaggttagtcaggcatgacttgccctcggtgaatccatgctgactgctcctgatcactttcctctcctctaagtgcttcagaattgattccttgaggacctgctccatgatttttccagggactgaggtgaggctgactggcctgtagttccctggatcctccctcttcccttttttaaagatgggcactacattagcctttttccagttatctgggacctcccccgatcgccatgagttttcaaaaataatggccaacggctctgcaatcacatccaccaactcctttagccccctcagatgcagcgcatccggccccatggacttgtgcacgtccagtttttctaaatagtcctgtcatcctgtcccagcttctggcagtcagaggtttagggacacgcAGCACATGGGGTTAtaacctgcccatcctggctaatagccattgacggacctgtcctccaggacgttgtctaattcttttctgaacccagttatagttttatCATAGTGCTTACAAATGTATTAGGGCTCTGTGTGTTCCTTTTGGGGATGCTGGGCACAGGCTGGGGCCTGGCCCAACTGGCGGAGGCACTGGGGCCTCATGCATTCCCCCAGGGCAGTGCCAGGAGCCGTGTCACAAAGTCCATTCTCCCCATGTAGAGAGCAGGCTCCAGCTTGCAGTGGATTTACCAAGCAAGGGGCAGTGACCTGTGGGTAGAAGGTGCCCTCTAGCGGCGCAAAGCGAGTACTGCTCTGCGGAAGAGGTGCATGTTCTGGTGATGGCTCACCCTGGGGAGCAATGGCTGAACCCTGGCACACAGCCCCACAGGAACCATGGGCACAAGCCAGCAAACCCAGCCAACATCACAAAGACAGAGTGGGCAGCATCTTCTCCATTCCTGCCCTTGACTCTCCTCCATGCTCTAGGTCCTGGGCTGCCCCAACCTCAGCGGCGGGACCCGGGGGAATCCCAGCTGTCTTTGGGCACAGCCAGCTGGTTCCCTTTATCTCATGTCTGACGAGCCAGCCATTGGGCACAGGAAGGTCAGGTGActcacctgaggtcacacagcgTGTCAATGGCAGAGACAAGAACGGAACTGAGCTCTCCTGAGGGCTGAGCCAGGGCCGCTCCCTCCTCTGTGCTCTGTGTGTGATGGGCAGCACAGCTAGGAtctgccccactgtgctgggtgctgcacaaacccAGAACTCGACCCTGCCCTTAAGAGCCTGCCTGCACTGCTCCCCCTTCTTCAGCAGCAAGGCAGCACACGCTTCCCCGACTGCCAGGCCGGAGAGTCTTTCAATCGGGGTTGGAGTCactctagctcagccagaagttgcTGGGCTCCATGCAGGACACACTGGGGGGGGAGTCTCTGGCCTATCCAGGCCGGACACAGGATGACCacgtggtcccttctggttcgaTGAAGCTGGGGGCACCATGCAGTGACAGGTGCAGGCCAGGCACCTCAGACAGTGCATCCAAACACGCAGAGCCTGCGAGGCAGAGGCGGCGCCTGCCCAGCTGGCAAAGCTGCTGAGTTGCCGGAGAAGCTGCCCAAGTTGGTGCCTGCTCCCAGCCACCCACCTGAGGCCCAGGCTGCTGTGCTGGAGGCACCCCGAGGGGGCAAGCGCAGACAGTTGCTTGTGCCCTTCGCACCCCATCAACATTgctctggggtagggtgaccagatgtcccgattttatagggacagtcccgatttttgggtctttttcttatataggctcctattaccccccaccccgtcccgatttttcacacttgctgtctggtcacctactCTGGGGCCACTTACACAGCCATTGGGGGACGTCCACTCAACCTGGAGACCCCCAGCTCTTCAGGTAGGGTCTCTGCCAGGAGGGGGccctctggccactgctggacAACGGGCtgtctgcatattcccactccctctccccaaccccacgTGTGAGGGCCGAGCAGCTTTCCCAGCAGAATTTATTAAAGGCCATGAGAAGAAACTTCGACTTTGGCCTCCTTCCCAAGGAAATGTGAATCCTTTGGTGCGAGGGCAGCGTGAGGCCTtcctcccctctcagtcttcatcATCACCATCTCCACGCCCTCCTCCTCCGTCTGGCTAGCGACACTGACGGTATGTTCAAACGCAGCTTGCAGGAGCCAGGACACGAGGCCGGTGAGCCAGGTGATGCAGTAGGCAGGGCCCCAGACTATTGGGGCCACCAGACTCTCCAGGCGCCAGTAGCAGGTCAGCAGCAGCGACAGCACAGTAACAAGCTGCCTCTCGAGTGCCCTCTGGCAGAGAcaaaggcagggcagggagatgAGTGGCCAGCACCGACGGCAGAGTCAGTGCCAGCACCACAGGCACAGCACGGTGCTTGGAGACACCAGGGCGGGCTACACAGCCCCAGCAACCCGGCCTGCTCGGGTGGCCGGCATGGCAGGGACCCAGCGAGGGGCAGTTCAGAAACACTggccaggcaggggtggggctcgCCAGGGCCAATCCACACAGTGAAGGGGACTTTGCGGAGGCCGCCACAGAGGcaggctggctctgggaggggagacgGCAGGCAGACCAGGGGCGTGCGCAGAAATTTAACTTTGATCCCTTTTGGGGGGTCatgttctccccccttccccacaccggctccagcaggagctcgctctcctccccacagccccagggccGGGAGGCGCTCGCACCATGTCTTCCAATGCCAGGGGTGTGGCAGAGACCCCAGATTGGGGATTCCCCTGTGAGTGGGACACCCTGTCCTggcagccctctccccccacttctcACCCAGCTCCACTGCAGCTGCGTCTGGACACACTGCTGGACTCTCTGGGAAGCCTTCCAtacgagcagcagcagcagcatgcagCCCACCAGCAGGTTCTGGGCCCAGTAGAAGAACGTGCTGGTGCAGAACTCCAGCGAGAGATGGATGTCGCTGACCACGTCCTCCTGCACCTTGCAGAGGTAGAAGTACCAGCCGAGCAGACTCTCACGCAGAGACAGCAGCCAAAGGCAGAAGGGGTTTAGTAAACCTCGCACAACAGCCTTGTGCCTCGAGGGCAAAGAGGCCTCTGGCTCCTGCTCAGAGGCCTGGTCTGGGGCATTCTGTGGCTCAGAACAGGCAACATGCATCTCAGCCACCTCGGGCAGCCTGGCAGCCCAGCGACTGGAAGGGACGAGCTTCCAGAGCAGCCATTTGTAGAAACAAACATGATTCACATAAGGCTGTGGGGAAAAGTGAGAGTGAGGAGCATAGCGCCAGCAGGGGGCACACGCTGGCCCAGAACCCAGGGGAGACATGGCTCCATCCCCAGGGGGCAGCACTGCCCCGGGACCGAAGGGAGACATGGCCCAGACCTCAGGGGGCACCCATTGCCTTGGGACCAAGGGAGAGACGGCCGTGCCCCCAAGGGGCACCACTGCCCCGGGACCGAGGGAGAaatggccccaccccccagggagCACCAACTGCTCCAGGACCGAGGaagaaatgccccccccccccccggggccccgggTCCCCGGGGCCCGGGGaagaaatgccccccccccccccagggcaccCAGTGCCCTGGGGCCAGTGCAGTAGGTCTGAGGATGGATGGGTGCACTGGAGAAATGTGCCCAGAGATCCAGGGTCAGGTTTTCCTTGGGTCTGAGTTGGTTTCTTCCCCAGCCTCTCTGGTCAGCCACCAGGGTGACAGTTCTCACCAGGTCCATCAAGACGTCAGTGAGGCCAGCCATGGCCCTTTGGGTGCCCATAGTGAGGCCTCCTGCCCTCCAGCTCCTTCCAGCACTGGAAGCCCCCAGTGCTGAGTTCACACTGAGCACACACTGTGACATCAGGCCCACCCTACAAGGCACAAGCCAGACCCCCAGCAGTTACCATGGCCATGGTTGTTATGGTAATGCCAGAGCCCCAGATTTGTTGCCATAGGGATAATGCCGAGCCAGACAATAGTTGCCATATGGATGAGGTAGCAGTAACTCTGAAGGATGGGTGCCAGGAGAGCTGGGAGGCCTCCTAGCTGCCTGTTAAACAGTGATAACAATTTGTTTCTCCTCAGTTTCGCACTGTTCCTGCGATCCAGATCcatccagctcccctgctctttGAACCCCACCACACAGTCCCAGGCTCCCCATCAGCGCTCCCTGTAGTATTTTAGCTTCATTAGCCAAAGGCTCAGAAGCCCAGgggcaaactcccactgaggtcaatggagccaggatgtcACCCCGGGCGCTAAGGAGCCTTGGGGGCTCGTCTGCACAAGCCTCCCAACCCGGGCCAATGGACATGGGCTAGCAGGGCTCATGCAAGCACCCTAAAAATAGCCGTgcagacagcgctttgaagttgcggctgaggctggagctccggctctgaagcccaccctccTTCTTAGTCTTCAGAGCCTGTGTTTCAGCCTGAGCTGCATTCTCAACCCACCGCCTGCACAGCAGTTTTTAGCAAGAgtcctgagcctgagtcagtcaACCCGGGCTGGGAAACTCACTGCCCCAAGCTATGGAGGCAGACAGACAGCCTAGCTCTGTAGCTGAACTCCGCGTCTGGTTACTGGGCTAGCCGCACCTCTGACCCTTCTCTGGAGCATCTCGCCTTTCTCTCTCCTGGGGAGCAATTTGGCAACTCTCCCACTAGACCAGCCTCTGTATCGGCTGTGGCTGCCCTGCAGACCTGAGTTTGGACATCTGTAGTTCTTCCCTTGACAAAATGGCCTTTTTAAACCAAAGTGTTGATCTTGGCATTGTCTCTTAACTCTTCACTGTTTGCGGAGAGATGGCTGTTTCTTCCTGCCTGTTTCCCAGACAGCCCCTATTGAGATAACCCAATATAGTCATATGTTAAACTCCCCAGTAACCAgcccatactcagagtagttatcaatggttcattgtcaaactggggggacatatctagtggggtcccacgggTCTggccagtactattcaacattttctttcataACTTGGATAACAGAATGGAGAGTAGGCTtacaaaatttgtggatgacaccaagctgggaggggttgcaaatgcttggAGGAgaggatcagaattcaaaatgatcttgacatactgcagaactggtctgaaatcaacaagatttaattcagtaaagacaagtgcaaatcCTTAGGAAGGAtcaatcaaatgcacaattataaaatggggaaataactggctaggtggtagttctgctgaaaaggatctgggggttctagtggatcgcaaattgaatatgagccaacaatgtgatgctattgggggaaaaaaggctaatatcattctggggggTGTTAACAGGAGCGTCGTacataagacacaggaggtaattatcccgctctgcttggcactggttaggcctcagctggagcattgtgttcagttctgggcaccacactcaagaaagatgtgaacaaattggagagtccagaggagagcaacagatatgataaaagggttagaaaacctgagcaatgaggaaaggttaaaaaactgggcatttttagtcttgagaaaagcagactgaggTGGGAACCTGAtaccagtcttcaaatatgtgaagggctgttataaagaggacggtgatcaattgtcctccatatccactgaagtaGGACAGAAATTACTGGGTTTACTACAGCTTTACTAAgaaggaaaactttctaactctcagggtagttaagctgtggaactggcttccaagggaggttgtggaatccccagcaCTGAACGTTTTTAagaccaggctggacaaacacctgtcagggctggtctaggtagGGGTGAAAGTCACATCAaagacttaccggtacgggggccCAGCTCTGGGCCTCTGGAAGGGACAGGGCTGCGGGTggaagggacagggctgggggtggaaggggcagggctgctggtggaaggggcagggctggggatggaaGGGACAGGGCTgcgggtggaaggggcagggctgggggtggaaggggcagggctggtggaaggggcagggctggNNNNNNNNNNNNNNNNNNNNNNNNNNNNNNNNNNNNNNNNNNNNNNNNNNNNNNNNNNNNNNNNNNNNNNNNNNNNNNNNNNNNNNNNNNNNNNNNNNNNNNNNNNNNNNNNNNNNNNNNNNNNNNNNNNNNNNNNNNNNNNNNNNNNNNNNNNNNNNNNNNNNNNNNNNNNNNNNNNNNNNNNNNNNNNNNNNNNNNNNNNNNNNNNNNNNNNNNNNNNNNNNNNNNNNNNNNNNNNNNNNNNNNNNNNNNNNNNNNNNNNNNNNNNNNNNNNNNNNNNNNNNNNNNNNNNNNNNNNNNNNNNNNNNNNNNNNNNNNNNNNNNNNNNNNNNNNNNNNNNNNNNNNNNNNNNNNNNNNNNNNNNNNNNNNNNNNNNNNNNNNNNNNNNNNNNNNNNNNNNNNNNNNNNNNNNNNNNNNNNNNNNNNNNNNNNNNNNNNNNNNNNNNNNNNNNNNNNNNNNNNNNNNNNNNNNNNNNNNNNNNNNNNNNNNNNNNNNNNNNNNNNNNNNNNNNNNNNNNNNNNNNNNNNNNNNNNNNNNNNNNNNNNNNNNNNNNNNNNNNNNNNNNNNNNNNNNNNNNNNNNNNNNNNNNNNNNNNNNNNNNNNNNNNNNNNNNNNNNNNNNNNNNNNNNNNNNNNNNNNNNNNNNNNNNNNNNNNNNNNNNNNNNNNNNNNNNNNNNNNNNNNNNNNNNNNNNNNNNNNNNNNNNNNNNNNNNNNNNNNNNNNNNNNNNNNNNNNNNNNNNNNNNNNNNNNNNNNNNNNNNNNNNNNNNNNNNNNNNNNNNNNNNNNNNNNNNNNNNNNNNNNNNNNNNNNNNNNNNNNNNNNNNNNNNNNNNNNNNNNNNNNNNNNNNNNNNNNNNNNNNNNNNNNNNNNNNNNNNNNNNNNNNNNNNNNNNNNNNNNNNNNNNNNNNNNNNNNNNNNNNNNNNNNNNNNNNNNNNNNNNNNNNNNNNNNNNNNNNNNNNNNNNNNNNNNNNNNNNNNNNNNNNNNNNNNNNNNNNNNNNNNNNNNNNNNNNNNNNNNNNNNNNNNNNNNNNNNNNNNNNNNNNNNNNNNNNNNNNNNNNNNNNNNNNNNNNNNNNNNNNNNNNNNNNNNNNNNNNNNNNNNNNNNNNNNNNNNNNNNNNNNNNNNNNNNNNNNNNNNNNNNNNNNNNNNNNNNNNNNNNNNNNNNNNNNNNNNNNNNNNNNNNNNNNNNNNNNNNNNNNNNNNNNNNNNNNNNNNNNNNNNNNNNNNNNNNNNNNNNNNNNNNNNNNNNNNNNNNNNNNNNNNNNNNNNNNNNNNNNNNNNNNNNNNNNNNNNNNNNNNNNNNNNNNNNNNNNNNNNNNNNNNNNNNNNNNNNNNNNNNNNNNNNNNNNNNNN
This genomic window contains:
- the TMEM270 gene encoding transmembrane protein 270 is translated as MAGLTDVLMDLPYVNHVCFYKWLLWKLVPSSRWAARLPEVAEMHVACSEPQNAPDQASEQEPEASLPSRHKAVVRGLLNPFCLWLLSLRESLLGWYFYLCKVQEDVVSDIHLSLEFCTSTFFYWAQNLLVGCMLLLLLVWKASQRVQQCVQTQLQWSWRALERQLVTVLSLLLTCYWRLESLVAPIVWGPAYCITWLTGLVSWLLQAAFEHTVSVASQTEEEGVEMVMMKTERGGRPHAALAPKDSHFLGKEAKVEVSSHGL